DNA sequence from the Leptospira limi genome:
CGGGTCAACGATAAGATTCTCCCTTTTGGGCTCATTTTTGAATTTTACAGAAACGGCTAACCTTGAAATTGTAACGAAGACCGATGCTTTTTAACACTTTTGTATTTTTATTATTCTTTCTAATCGTGTATTCGGTCTTTTTATGTTTTGGTTGGTTTGCCAAAAAACAAAAATGGGCATACCGAGCACAAAACCTATGGTTACTGTTTGCCTCTTATTTTTTTTACGGATGGTGGGAATGGTTTTTTCTCACCCTCATTTTAATCAGCACCATCATTGATTATGTGGCAGCAAGGTCCATTGAATCCTCCCAAAACCAAATGTTTCGGAGGATCTACTTAGCAGTTTCGATTTTTGCCAATCTGGGCCTCCTTTTTACCATGAAGTACTATGATTTTTTTGCAGTGAATCTTGTTGATTCTTGGAACCAAATAGCCATTTGGTTTGGAGGTAGTATGGCTACAGATTCAAGTACCTACTTACTCAAAAACATTGTGCTCCCTGTGGGGATTAGTTTTTACACCTTCCAAACAATGTCGTATACGATTGATGTGTATAGACAACAAATCAAAGCTGAAAAAGATTTTTTTGATTTTGCTTTGTTTGTGAATTTTTTCCCACAACTCGTAGCAGGTCCAATTGAAAGGGCACAAGACTTACTACCCCAACTCAAAGCACCTAAGTTTCCTACCATAGATGGTGTACAAAAAGGTTTGTACGATATCCTACTTGGTTACTTTATGAAAGTATATGTAGCTGATAATTTGGCTACATATGTAGATCAGGTATTTTTTGCAGGCAAATCATTTTATACGCAAAATCCAACAATCATCCAGTCTATGGACGGCTCGCAAGTATTTGCTGGCGGATTTTTATTTATGACTCAAATTTATTGTGATTTTGCTGGTTATTCTTTTATTGCTCTAGGGATTTCTAGGTTACTTGGTGTGACTCTTACAGTGAACTTTGAAACTCCTGAATTTTCTAAAACACCTACAGAGTTTTGGAATCGTTGGCATGTAACACTGAATCGTTGGTTTCGCGATTATATTTATATTTCACTCGGTGGCAGTAAATACGGAAAGTTTGCCCAATACCGAAATTTATGCGTTATCTTCTTTTTGTCTGGGCTTTGGCATGGAGCCAATTGGACATTCATCACTTGGGGTTGTTTACAAGGTTTGTATACCATGATTTATCTGATTTTCTTTGCAAAAAAGAAAGAAGATTTAGGTGATAAAACAATCGATTCCTCAATTTCCATTTCCTCTAAACTTTCACAGATCCTAACGGGAACACTCAGTCGAATCTTAGTTTTAACATTGATTGCATTTAGTGCTGTCGCATTTCGATCTTATGACGCGAATATGATGTTTGTTTACTTTCAGAAATCCTTAAGTGTTTGGACTTGGGACTTTTCTCCTAATAATAATGTGAAAAATATGTTTGGACTTTGGGAAGAATACTTCAAAATTTCTTTGCCACTGCTTATCTTAGATGGTATCACTTATTTCAAAAAAGAAAGGTATTGGATTTTTTTAACACACCCACTCATCCAAGCATTTGTACTATCATTTATGGCATTTCTCATCCTCACAAGAGGAGTATTCGGAAAAGAGGTAATTTACTTTGCGTTCTAAATTTTTAGGCATAGGTCTTACTCTTTTATTCTTTTTGGTTTTAGAAATCACTGTACGTGTCACGGGAATTCATTATTTAGAACAACCAGAAATCTTTTTTGTCAATCTAAAGAAAAACTTTGTCGAATCTGGCAAAGGTGACGCCGATATCATCGTGTTAGGTGACTCAAGATCCATGGCACTTGCCGGATATGCAAAAGACAATAAAACAGAGTATTCTGTTTACAACCATAGTCTGCCTGCGATGGGACCAAAATATTACCGATTCTTTTTGGATAAATACTTAAAAAAGGGAAACGAAAAACCAAAAATGGTTTTGTTTGCCGCCTCGCCAAAGTTATACGCAACTGGTTACGGCCCTCCTTTGTACGATCCTGACGCAAAGGTTGTGAAAGAAAATGAAACCATCTCAAACTTTATGAAACGGAGATGGAACGAAGGGATTGAAAAAAACTTTTTTAGACCACAAACAAAATCCAATGTGATTAGTTATAGTGGGAAACAAGAAGATGCCAACCAAATCCTTTGGGAGTTTTTTGGACATAGATACCTCCACCAGTTTACCTTTGCCGAATTAGCAGAACAATATTCTGGTGTAGAGCGACTGTTTATTTTATCGAAAGCCACACCACTTTTGTACGAATCCTTCCGATTCCACGGTGCCATTCGAAATGCACTTAGTGTATCCAATTGGAAAGTAGACAAACAATACAAAGAAAAATCCATCTTTTGTGAAGCATGTGAAAATATAGAAGCAGGTTTATGCAAACCATCCTCTTCCCAACTCGAAGACAATTTGACCATCGAAGACCAGATCACTCGTCATTTTGGGAAATATAATATTTCCAATCGATTGAAACCAGAGTTAGTGCTTTTTTCAAAAGAAATGATTCGGAAGGAATTGGATGCGGAATTAAAAAATCCAAACATTGATTTTGATCCTAATCCAGATTTTGTCGTATTAGAAGATTTGATCCGATACACACAGGAACAAGGCATTCAATTTGGAATGGTATATTTGCCGTGGATCAAAGAACGCCAAGAGTCTCCTGAATCGAAGGCTCTTCTTTCCAAGTTAATCATTTTTTTCCAAAACCATCCAGCTACAAAACTCTTCTTCTTTCCTGAATCTTCCTACCCCGCAGAGCGTTTTGTAGATAATATCCATTACGATTGCCGGGGAGAAAAACGGGTAAACGAAGAATTCCGCCAATTTGTTCTTCCTCAGGTCTTTCGTTTTTTATCTTCCAAATAAAAATCCAATTGATTTCCGATTTCGAGTGTTGGAGAATGAGGCACTCCATTCGGATAAGAGGAAACCCAATCATGTTTTCGTTTCGAAACATATTTGTTTGTATTCTATCTGCCTATTTCATCGGATCACCGATACTAGCGCAGAACCGTTATGCGTTGTTCATAGGAACTAACTACAAAGGGAACACTGCTAAAATCCCTGAGTTGAATCTCTGTGAAGCCGATGCGAATTTTTTAAAAGAGAAAATCCAAAAAAAAGGAAACTTCAAGGATATCAAAGTCCTGTTAGGTTCCATGGTAACTCGGGATAATGTCAAAAATGCAATCACCCAAATCGGAAAAGTAGCTGGGAAAGAAGATTCTGTATTTTTGTATTTCTCTGGACATGGGATGTACATGAAAGATGCGAAGGCCAAAAATGGAATGCGTAACTATTTAATTTGTTACGATCGACCGCATATTTCCGATGAAGAACTCAATGAATTTTTAACAGATATCAAATCCCCCAAAACAGTCCTTGTGATGGATTGTTGTTATTCGGGAGGGATTGCCAAAAAAGGAAAAAACACTCGTGGTGCCGCAGAAATTCCCATTGCCCAAGGCAATGACGGGGTTGTCCGCCAAAATGCAGAAGATTATTTTTTCCAAGACAAAGCCGTCATTTCCTCTTCCGATGATGACCAAACTTCCATCGAAGTAGGGGGAACCATCAACCATGGTATCTTCACTTACAATTTTGGAAATGCACTCGAAAAGGCCGACCTCAACAAAGACAGTGTGGTCACTGCCTTAGAAGCATTTTTTGTCGCAAAAGAAGAAACTGTGAGGATGGCTCGTCAATTCAACCACGAACAAACCCCACAAGTTTCAGGGAATGCTGCAGGGATTTTTCTTTCTGGGGCCCCTCAACCGCAAACTCCTCCGCCAAAACCACCGAATGTTGTGGTGAATGTTCCCATCACTCCTGTGGAAACAACCACACCTAACAACAACCAAACCACAACTCCAGTCACACCGGAGCCAGAACCAACCCCTGCGAATGAAACGACTGTGGTCATCCCACCAATCACGGAAGTGGAACCTCCAGCTCCTCCTTCTGTCTCGACTGGGAACATCCTCATCCGGACATCCATCATCAAAGACAAGTCGTATGGCGGAGCAGCAACGAAGTCTCCTTATGACCTACTGAACAAACAAGGCAAACTTAGGTCTTCCACTCCAGAAGGCAAAGTGCGTGCCATTAAAGTGTTAGTGGATGACCAGGAATACAATGCACAAGTGACAACGGAAAAATCAAAGATTTGGGGTTCTATCACGAGGAACGGAACTCTGATCCCTGGCGATATCTACAATGTGAAGATAGACAACCTTCCGGCAGGTGTTCACCAAATTGAAATCCGTGCTGATAATTACCCTATCTACAAAACAGCGACTGCGGTGATTCCGAAACAAACGGTCACAGTCGATACAACGAGTTCGATGGATGGATTTGGTGCCATTCGGGGGAGAGTTTTCTTCAAAACGTTGGACAATCCGATTGAAAAACACCCAATTTACATGCCAACAGTTGTGTCTACGAACCAAATCTTTAAGGTCACAACAGACAAGGATGGATACTTTTGGTTTACCAATCTAAAACCAGGGAAATACGAAATCAGAGCCAGTTTTA
Encoded proteins:
- a CDS encoding DUF1574 family protein yields the protein MRSKFLGIGLTLLFFLVLEITVRVTGIHYLEQPEIFFVNLKKNFVESGKGDADIIVLGDSRSMALAGYAKDNKTEYSVYNHSLPAMGPKYYRFFLDKYLKKGNEKPKMVLFAASPKLYATGYGPPLYDPDAKVVKENETISNFMKRRWNEGIEKNFFRPQTKSNVISYSGKQEDANQILWEFFGHRYLHQFTFAELAEQYSGVERLFILSKATPLLYESFRFHGAIRNALSVSNWKVDKQYKEKSIFCEACENIEAGLCKPSSSQLEDNLTIEDQITRHFGKYNISNRLKPELVLFSKEMIRKELDAELKNPNIDFDPNPDFVVLEDLIRYTQEQGIQFGMVYLPWIKERQESPESKALLSKLIIFFQNHPATKLFFFPESSYPAERFVDNIHYDCRGEKRVNEEFRQFVLPQVFRFLSSK
- a CDS encoding caspase family protein — its product is MFSFRNIFVCILSAYFIGSPILAQNRYALFIGTNYKGNTAKIPELNLCEADANFLKEKIQKKGNFKDIKVLLGSMVTRDNVKNAITQIGKVAGKEDSVFLYFSGHGMYMKDAKAKNGMRNYLICYDRPHISDEELNEFLTDIKSPKTVLVMDCCYSGGIAKKGKNTRGAAEIPIAQGNDGVVRQNAEDYFFQDKAVISSSDDDQTSIEVGGTINHGIFTYNFGNALEKADLNKDSVVTALEAFFVAKEETVRMARQFNHEQTPQVSGNAAGIFLSGAPQPQTPPPKPPNVVVNVPITPVETTTPNNNQTTTPVTPEPEPTPANETTVVIPPITEVEPPAPPSVSTGNILIRTSIIKDKSYGGAATKSPYDLLNKQGKLRSSTPEGKVRAIKVLVDDQEYNAQVTTEKSKIWGSITRNGTLIPGDIYNVKIDNLPAGVHQIEIRADNYPIYKTATAVIPKQTVTVDTTSSMDGFGAIRGRVFFKTLDNPIEKHPIYMPTVVSTNQIFKVTTDKDGYFWFTNLKPGKYEIRASFMEEMKLENSEIVVKPGEVTTVEIILNKKLSYTKTKY
- a CDS encoding MBOAT family O-acyltransferase, with the translated sequence MLFNTFVFLLFFLIVYSVFLCFGWFAKKQKWAYRAQNLWLLFASYFFYGWWEWFFLTLILISTIIDYVAARSIESSQNQMFRRIYLAVSIFANLGLLFTMKYYDFFAVNLVDSWNQIAIWFGGSMATDSSTYLLKNIVLPVGISFYTFQTMSYTIDVYRQQIKAEKDFFDFALFVNFFPQLVAGPIERAQDLLPQLKAPKFPTIDGVQKGLYDILLGYFMKVYVADNLATYVDQVFFAGKSFYTQNPTIIQSMDGSQVFAGGFLFMTQIYCDFAGYSFIALGISRLLGVTLTVNFETPEFSKTPTEFWNRWHVTLNRWFRDYIYISLGGSKYGKFAQYRNLCVIFFLSGLWHGANWTFITWGCLQGLYTMIYLIFFAKKKEDLGDKTIDSSISISSKLSQILTGTLSRILVLTLIAFSAVAFRSYDANMMFVYFQKSLSVWTWDFSPNNNVKNMFGLWEEYFKISLPLLILDGITYFKKERYWIFLTHPLIQAFVLSFMAFLILTRGVFGKEVIYFAF